A genomic window from Glycine max cultivar Williams 82 chromosome 17, Glycine_max_v4.0, whole genome shotgun sequence includes:
- the LOC100810834 gene encoding equilibrative nucleotide transporter 8: MEAVKLVSSDPSERPDTYRVAYIIHFLLGAGNLLPWNALITAVDYFAYLYPTKHIEKVFSVAYMISSVMVLLGMISWGGWSKTTLRLRMNLGFSMFVMSLMVAPVIDWTSSSTKLNERPSGAYSLTVAAVVICGLADGLVGGSLIGSAGKLPKQYMQAVFAGTASSGIIISILRIITKASLPQTPKGLKISAHLYFMVATIFLLCCIIFSNLQHKLPVMQQYHQRLHQESTVCTGTKFWAVAGKIKGAAFGIFIIYIVTLSIFPGFIAEDLESKILRDWYPILLITVYNLADLMGKSLTAFYVMQSMTRAIWAATARLLFYPLFVVCLHGPKWLKTEVPMVVLTFLLGFSNGYLTSVLMILTPKSVPLSESELSAIVMTGFLGFGLVGGSVLGWFWIL, translated from the exons ATGGAAGCTGTTAAGTTGGTGTCTAGTGATCCAAGTGAGAGACCAGACACATACCGAGTCGCTTACATAATTCATTTCTTGCTTGGTGCTGGCAACTTGCTTCCTTGGAATGCCTTGATCACTGCAGTGGATTACTTTGCCTACCTCTATCCAACAAAACACATAGAAAAGGTTTTCTCTGTGGCCTATATGATTTCATCAGTGATGGTGCTTCTTGGGATGATCAGTTGGGGGGGTTGGAGCAAAACAACATTGAGGCTGAGAATGAACTTGGGGTTCTCCATGTTTGTTATGTCTCTTATGGTAGCACCAGTCATAGACTGGACCTCAAGCAGCACCAAGCTCAATGAGAGACCGAGTGGCGCCTACAGCTTGACGGTTGCAGCAGTGGTGATATGTGGTTTAGCAGATGGCTTGGTGGGTGGAAGCTTGATAGGATCAGCTGGAAAGCTCCCAAAACAGTATATGCAAGCAGTTTTTGCTGGAACTGCTTCTTCAG GTATTATAATTTCGATCTTGAGGATAATAACCAAGGCATCACTCCCACAAACCCCAAAGGGACTCAAAATAAGTGCTCACTTGTACTTCATGGTTGCCACCATTTTCCTCCTATGTTGTATTATCTTTAGCAACTTGCAGCACAAGTTACCTGTTATGCAGCAGTATCATCAGAGGCTTCATCAGGAGAGCACCGTATGCACAGGGACAAAATTTTGGGCAGTGGCAGGAAAAATCAAGGGGGCAGCGTTTGGAATTTTCATAATCTACATAGTGACTTTGTCTATTTTCCCTGGATTTATAGCCGAAGATCTTGAATCCAAGATTCTAAGGGATTGGTATCCTATTTTACTGATAACAGTTTATAACTTAGCTGATCTAATGGGAAAGTCTTTAACTGCCTTCTATGTTATGCAATCTATGACAAGGGCAATATGGGCAGCCACAGCAAGACTACTATTCTATCCACTCTTTGTAGTGTGTCTTCATGGACCAAAGTGGCTGAAAACAGAAGTACCAATGGTGGTTCTGACTTTTCTGCTAGGATTTAGCAATGGTTATCTTACTAGTGTCCTTATGATTTTAACACCCAAGTCAGTGCCCTTGTCAGAATCTGAGTTATCTGCTATTGTCATGACAGGGTTCCTTGGGTTTGGCTTAGTTGGTGGTTCAGTTCTTGGCTGGTTCTGGATCTTATGA
- the LOC100809777 gene encoding uncharacterized protein, with protein MTTTTMLLRSSSTPILNSRIPHSNLNPKDSPHEPEILHRSPRTRSLTLSASLSSLSPSRMTRALSETDLSARSKTASFGSALFSFYESDDGDVAVVEGGGVGGGGGGWDNGDGGGSGFWDSNNGNDSTDLYYRTMIEANPGNPLFLGNYARYLKEVRGDYVKAEEYCSRAILANPNDGKVLSMYADLIWESQKDASRAETYFDQAVKAAPDDCYVLASYAHFLWDAEEEEDDEVQEDYSEISPSFLHGAAPPPPPPLAAAS; from the exons ATGACAACAACGACAATGCTTCTTCGTAGCTCATCCACGCCGATTCTCAATTCTCGCATCCCTCACTCGAATCTCAACCCCAAGGATTCGCCTCACGAACCTGAAATCCTTCACCGGAGCCCGCGGACGCGCTCGCTCACGCTCTCCGCGTCGTTGAGTTCGCTGTCGCCTAGCAGAATGACGCGAGCGTTGTCGGAGACTGATCTTTCCGCGCGCTCCAAAACGGCGTCGTTCGGCtccgctttgttttccttctacGAGTCGGACGATGGAGACGTTGCGGTTGTTGAAGGAGGCGGAGTtggcggcggcggcggtggATGGGACAATGGTGACGGCGGAGGTTCGGGGTTTTGGGATTCGAATAACGGGAACGATAGCACAGACTTGTATTACCGGACGATGATTGAAGCCAATCCAGGGAACCCTCTGTTTCTTGGCAACTACGCGAGGTACTTGAAAGAG GTTCGAGGGGACTATGTGAAAGCGGAGGAGTACTGTTCTAGAGCGATATTGGCGAATCCGAATGATGGGAAGGTGCTATCGATGTATGCAGATTTGATATGGGAGAGCCAAAAGGATGCTTCGCGTGCTGAGACTTATTTTGATCAAGCGGTTAAAGCAGCTCCTGATGACTG TTATGTTCTGGCATCTTACGCTCATTTTCTTTGGGacgctgaggaagaggaagatgatgaAGTGCAAGAAGATTACTCTGAAATATCTCCCAGTTTCTTACATGGAGCtgctccaccaccacctcctcctTTAGCTGCTGCTTCTTAA